From the Leptospira biflexa serovar Patoc strain 'Patoc 1 (Paris)' genome, one window contains:
- a CDS encoding enoyl-CoA hydratase/isomerase family protein: protein MTPFAEIFHGDRILEIKMQSNEKNTFDFEAFVLFQQILNKHANNPNLRVLLFTSAQTQFFSNGIEPTLMYGKTESDVRRSVEQLLRTAQTYFHFPVPTIAVINGHCMAAGAVFALFSDYRYMVDKGGRIGFSEAIVGLNFPSIPTIVLQDLVGVKAARDLLYTGKQIKGPEAKEIGLVDELYTAEDLYPEAMKFAETLSKLTYNSSRGMKTALREPYRAQMESLFALDADLFTKVILSPDGQEGFLSLIEKRRPKFST, encoded by the coding sequence ATGACTCCTTTTGCAGAGATATTTCATGGAGACCGCATCTTGGAAATCAAGATGCAGTCCAATGAAAAAAACACATTTGATTTTGAAGCCTTTGTTTTATTCCAACAAATTTTAAACAAACACGCAAATAATCCTAATTTGCGTGTTTTGCTTTTTACCTCCGCACAAACTCAGTTTTTTTCCAATGGGATTGAACCCACTCTCATGTATGGAAAAACCGAATCGGATGTGAGACGTTCCGTGGAACAGTTGTTACGTACGGCGCAAACCTATTTCCACTTTCCCGTACCTACGATTGCTGTGATCAATGGCCATTGTATGGCCGCAGGGGCAGTGTTTGCTCTCTTTTCGGATTACCGTTATATGGTGGACAAAGGAGGCAGGATTGGTTTTTCAGAAGCCATTGTGGGTCTCAACTTTCCTTCCATTCCTACAATCGTATTGCAAGACTTAGTTGGTGTAAAAGCCGCGCGAGATCTCTTGTATACGGGGAAACAAATCAAAGGCCCTGAAGCAAAAGAAATTGGCCTTGTGGATGAACTCTATACAGCAGAAGATTTGTATCCGGAAGCGATGAAATTTGCAGAAACATTATCTAAACTTACTTACAATTCAAGCCGTGGGATGAAGACCGCCTTACGTGAACCATACCGCGCCCAAATGGAATCCTTATTCGCATTGGATGCAGACCTCTTTACTAAGGTGATTTTATCACCTGATGGCCAAGAAGGGTTTTTGTCCCTGATCGAAAAACGTAGGCCAAAGTTTTCGACATGA
- a CDS encoding M15 family metallopeptidase has protein sequence MNLIMFRPNYLFLFLLSLLCVCGEKPVKQTQSDLYLGIDKVSYLTGKFNSPGPLAPVILEENAKEHYLRPDVKKALHRMINDFEDSKPKSYKQHIFLVSSFRNFSHQKGIWESKFTGKKSMRVPITGKSPEEIIHLILEFSSAPGTSRHHWGTDFDLNALDNAYFESNGKGKILYDWLKENASKYGFCQPYSPLATRNNKGYQEEKWHWSYAPISNQLTKEWVKSFLSGEIKLEGSFLGADVLDNRALDFVRSINPECEKIGSANL, from the coding sequence ATGAACCTTATTATGTTCAGACCAAATTATCTTTTTTTGTTTTTGCTCTCATTATTATGTGTCTGTGGTGAAAAACCAGTCAAACAAACTCAATCTGATTTATATTTGGGGATTGATAAAGTTTCCTATTTAACAGGTAAATTCAATTCTCCTGGCCCATTAGCGCCTGTTATTTTAGAAGAAAATGCAAAAGAACATTATTTAAGACCTGATGTAAAAAAAGCACTTCATCGAATGATCAATGATTTTGAAGATTCGAAACCGAAGTCTTATAAACAACATATCTTTTTAGTCTCCAGTTTTCGCAATTTCTCTCACCAAAAAGGAATTTGGGAATCCAAATTCACTGGGAAAAAATCGATGCGAGTTCCCATCACAGGTAAGTCACCTGAGGAAATCATTCATTTGATTTTGGAATTTTCGAGTGCGCCAGGAACGTCACGCCACCATTGGGGAACCGATTTTGATTTGAATGCATTGGACAATGCTTACTTTGAATCGAATGGAAAAGGAAAAATTCTCTATGATTGGCTAAAAGAAAATGCATCCAAATATGGGTTTTGCCAACCATACAGCCCACTTGCCACACGTAACAACAAAGGTTATCAAGAAGAGAAGTGGCACTGGTCGTATGCACCGATTTCGAACCAACTCACGAAGGAATGGGTAAAGTCATTTTTGTCAGGAGAGATCAAGCTGGAAGGAAGTTTTTTAGGTGCTGATGTGCTCGACAACCGGGCCTTGGATTTTGTTAGATCCATCAACCCGGAATGTGAAAAGATAGGTTCTGCTAATTTATAA
- a CDS encoding MAPEG family protein, whose translation MEPIYLALILFTLWTIGLGVTLTTYRSVQVLLGKKKSNEFPAGIQHGSDFNWRLNRAHLNSLENLPLFVAVVFLTVSLGKLDSFVNQMGFVILGARVLQSLTHLVATNVLAVNIRFTFYMIQIVSYIILLIRLV comes from the coding sequence GTGGAACCCATTTATTTAGCATTGATACTGTTCACTCTTTGGACAATAGGACTGGGAGTGACTTTGACTACTTACCGAAGCGTACAGGTGTTACTTGGGAAAAAGAAATCGAATGAATTTCCAGCAGGAATCCAACATGGGAGTGATTTCAATTGGAGGCTCAACCGTGCCCACCTCAATAGTTTGGAAAACTTACCGTTGTTTGTGGCTGTGGTATTTTTGACAGTGAGCCTCGGAAAGTTGGACTCATTTGTCAACCAAATGGGATTTGTGATTTTGGGAGCAAGGGTTTTACAATCCCTCACTCATTTGGTCGCTACAAATGTCCTTGCTGTGAACATTCGGTTCACATTTTATATGATCCAGATTGTATCTTATATCATACTACTGATTCGATTGGTTTAA
- the recG gene encoding ATP-dependent DNA helicase RecG, with amino-acid sequence MFDVTQSLSNLKGIGPKRKTVLLEHGISTYYELLTYFPRRYLDRNFTKDIILKQGDVVTLLGSIVDSYIVHGKKSRLLVGFRTLNNERINLVFFRGVNFFQKLFAIDKKVVVSGKLEYFRGYQILHPEYEFLSDADDPEDSIHAGRIIPLYPSTEALKEDGLDSKGLRKLIHQVLEAGTISENLPSKFIKKRKLLGRDEAFRNIHFPDTMETVQIARKRFAYEEFYYFQRLLLYKQRERQKVKRLLWPLPKSPSRTNLEKNLPFELTEDQKSAVTTILSKTNSDSPSAFLLQGDVGSGKTITALLVGLHYIDNHIQVVFLAPTEILARQHYQTIYKFMGNMPFLGIELLLGGENKKTRAEKLSRIKTGESNIIIGTHSLLQEDVIFSDLGLVVIDEQHKFGVDQRETIRAKGKNPDILAMTATPIPRTLCLTLYGDLTLVNIKTKPKGRKPIDTRWYKEDRRAGVYNSIRKYVSSGRQCYIVYPLVEESEKVDLESCTVAYENLRTTVFPDLKIGLLHGKMKSVEKESVMEKFKSGEIQILVTTTVVEVGVDVPNATILVVEHAERFGISQLHQLRGRVGRSDLESFCILMTGDSISEEGRDRLEALVASNDGYYLAEKDLAIRGPGELLGVKQSGLPEFKIADLVVDRELLDEAKEDASSIPLDDPNEVSELRIRFSEGKFLFAN; translated from the coding sequence ATGTTTGATGTCACACAAAGTTTATCGAATCTCAAAGGGATTGGTCCAAAACGAAAAACTGTATTATTAGAACATGGAATCTCTACGTATTATGAATTATTAACCTATTTTCCAAGACGATACTTGGATCGTAATTTTACAAAAGATATCATTTTAAAACAAGGTGATGTAGTCACTTTACTTGGAAGTATTGTAGATAGTTACATTGTGCACGGAAAAAAAAGTCGGTTACTTGTTGGCTTTCGAACCTTAAACAATGAAAGGATCAATTTAGTTTTCTTTCGTGGAGTCAATTTTTTTCAAAAACTCTTTGCCATCGATAAAAAGGTTGTGGTCTCAGGGAAATTAGAATACTTTCGCGGTTACCAAATCCTCCATCCTGAATATGAATTTTTATCCGATGCAGATGACCCAGAAGATTCCATTCACGCTGGGCGCATCATTCCCTTATACCCTTCCACGGAAGCATTAAAAGAAGATGGACTCGATTCCAAGGGTTTACGGAAACTCATCCACCAAGTTTTGGAAGCTGGAACAATCAGCGAAAATTTGCCATCCAAATTCATCAAAAAACGTAAGTTACTTGGTCGTGACGAAGCCTTTCGAAACATCCACTTTCCTGACACAATGGAAACTGTCCAAATAGCTCGGAAACGGTTTGCGTATGAGGAATTTTATTACTTCCAACGTTTGCTTTTGTACAAACAAAGAGAGAGACAAAAAGTAAAACGACTGTTATGGCCACTTCCAAAATCTCCATCACGAACTAATTTAGAAAAAAATCTTCCGTTTGAACTCACAGAAGACCAAAAATCGGCTGTCACAACCATCCTTTCTAAAACCAATTCCGATTCGCCTTCTGCATTTTTATTACAAGGGGATGTTGGTTCTGGAAAAACCATCACGGCTCTCCTTGTTGGTTTGCATTATATTGACAACCACATCCAAGTTGTGTTTCTCGCACCAACGGAAATCCTAGCTAGACAACATTACCAAACGATTTATAAATTTATGGGAAACATGCCATTCCTTGGGATCGAATTATTGTTAGGTGGCGAGAATAAAAAAACCAGAGCTGAAAAACTATCTAGGATCAAAACGGGAGAATCCAATATCATCATTGGAACACATTCTTTATTACAAGAAGATGTGATCTTTTCTGATTTAGGACTCGTTGTGATCGATGAACAACATAAGTTTGGAGTGGACCAAAGGGAAACCATACGTGCCAAAGGAAAAAATCCTGATATATTGGCCATGACTGCCACACCCATCCCTCGGACACTTTGCCTCACATTGTATGGTGATTTAACTCTCGTGAATATCAAAACAAAACCAAAAGGTCGAAAACCCATTGATACACGTTGGTACAAAGAAGACCGTAGGGCCGGTGTTTACAACTCTATCCGAAAGTATGTTAGTTCAGGTAGACAATGTTACATTGTGTACCCGCTTGTAGAAGAATCCGAAAAAGTGGATTTAGAATCTTGTACAGTGGCTTATGAAAATTTGAGAACAACGGTTTTTCCTGACTTAAAGATTGGCTTATTACATGGAAAAATGAAAAGTGTCGAAAAAGAATCCGTGATGGAAAAATTCAAGTCAGGGGAAATCCAAATCCTTGTCACAACAACTGTTGTGGAAGTGGGTGTGGATGTACCCAATGCTACCATTTTAGTTGTGGAACATGCAGAACGATTTGGAATTTCCCAATTACACCAGTTACGTGGTCGTGTTGGTAGAAGTGATTTGGAAAGTTTTTGTATTCTGATGACGGGTGATTCTATCAGCGAAGAAGGTAGGGACCGTCTCGAAGCCCTTGTCGCTTCCAATGATGGATATTATTTGGCAGAGAAAGACCTTGCCATTCGCGGTCCTGGAGAACTCTTAGGAGTCAAACAAAGTGGATTACCTGAGTTTAAAATCGCAGATTTAGTCGTGGACAGAGAACTTTTGGATGAGGCGAAAGAAGATGCATCTTCCATCCCACTTGATGACCCAAATGAAGTATCTGAGTTAAGGATTCGATTTAGCGAAGGTAAATTTTTATTTGCGAATTAA
- a CDS encoding NAD(P)H-dependent glycerol-3-phosphate dehydrogenase produces the protein MKIGIIGAGSFGTALGSILADKGYDVTLWTRSEEQARSINENHMNSKHMPDLVLPDRLKASTDLIQVVKDKDMIVSAPPSHALSGILKEIKDHIPPKVPIVSASKGIENESLRLVSEIFESELPGQFHSQLSYLSGPSFAKEMVKRVPTIVSIASKNEATAKRVQEIFSFTYFRTYWTPDVVGVEVGGALKNVIAIAAGVADGLGFGQNTRAALITRGLNEITRMGIKMGADPMTFLGPSGMGDLVLTCCGEASRNRTVGFRLGKGESLKEILSSMNEVAEGVKTTLSTKNLADKLGVEMAITQEVYHMLYEDKDPKEVVRALMSRDLKREGV, from the coding sequence ATGAAGATTGGAATCATTGGCGCTGGAAGTTTTGGCACTGCACTAGGTAGTATTTTGGCAGACAAGGGTTATGACGTTACCCTTTGGACAAGAAGTGAGGAACAAGCTCGTTCCATCAATGAAAACCATATGAATTCCAAACATATGCCTGATTTGGTCTTACCCGATCGTTTGAAAGCGAGTACTGACCTCATCCAAGTGGTCAAAGACAAGGATATGATCGTCTCTGCTCCCCCTAGCCATGCCCTTTCTGGGATCTTAAAGGAAATCAAAGACCATATCCCACCCAAGGTTCCCATTGTTTCCGCTTCTAAAGGGATCGAAAATGAAAGTTTACGTCTTGTTTCTGAAATTTTTGAATCAGAATTACCTGGGCAATTCCATTCGCAACTCTCCTATCTCTCTGGACCTAGTTTTGCCAAAGAGATGGTGAAACGAGTTCCAACCATTGTCTCCATCGCTTCCAAAAACGAAGCCACCGCCAAACGAGTGCAAGAGATCTTTAGCTTTACCTATTTTCGTACGTATTGGACTCCTGATGTGGTTGGTGTGGAAGTGGGTGGTGCCTTAAAGAATGTGATCGCCATTGCCGCAGGGGTTGCCGATGGACTTGGGTTTGGTCAAAATACAAGGGCGGCCCTCATCACACGCGGGTTAAACGAAATCACAAGGATGGGAATCAAAATGGGTGCCGATCCAATGACATTCCTCGGACCTTCCGGGATGGGGGATCTTGTCCTCACTTGTTGTGGGGAAGCATCGAGAAACCGAACCGTAGGATTTCGATTGGGGAAAGGGGAATCTTTAAAAGAAATTTTGTCCTCGATGAATGAAGTGGCAGAAGGAGTGAAAACCACTCTCTCCACCAAAAACCTAGCAGATAAATTGGGAGTAGAGATGGCCATCACCCAAGAAGTGTATCATATGTTATACGAAGATAAAGACCCAAAAGAAGTGGTGAGAGCCCTCATGAGTCGTGACCTCAAACGAGAAGGAGTTTAA
- a CDS encoding alpha/beta hydrolase, producing MFPLEIIESGVSAEKANRILILWPSTGGNARSFRIRDSELVNLGLRLIRFNPPSHGNSHGTYDPNTAIRLLDEYLKEKNYIGKPLYGIGHSGGGAALLLYANRVPFQKLFLLSPILDSVLSLQYLYESNSIEEFSRLLLVPNLSDEHSPNKRILETLATPQWLESGEVDHLSFPVKNPRIQVESLAKFLQNLFLPGFQVEDKDIVKGTDVTIFLPTKDKWFPKEFTAQFAKRNQIRLVTIPEAPDHFFSQSWLHVWKEIKTIGWD from the coding sequence ATGTTTCCATTAGAAATCATTGAATCTGGTGTTTCTGCCGAAAAAGCAAATAGAATTCTCATCCTTTGGCCAAGCACTGGTGGGAATGCTCGTTCCTTTCGGATCCGAGATTCGGAATTGGTAAATCTTGGGCTTCGACTGATTCGGTTCAATCCACCTTCGCATGGGAATTCCCATGGGACCTATGATCCAAATACAGCAATACGATTGTTAGATGAATATCTAAAAGAGAAAAACTATATTGGAAAACCTTTGTATGGGATTGGGCATAGTGGAGGAGGGGCTGCTCTTCTTTTGTATGCCAATCGAGTGCCCTTCCAAAAATTATTTTTATTATCACCAATCTTAGATAGTGTTTTGAGTTTACAGTATTTGTATGAATCCAATTCGATTGAAGAATTCAGTCGTTTGCTTCTTGTACCAAATCTTTCTGATGAACACTCTCCCAACAAACGGATATTAGAGACCTTAGCGACTCCCCAGTGGTTGGAATCCGGTGAAGTGGACCACTTATCCTTTCCTGTCAAAAATCCAAGGATCCAAGTTGAATCTCTTGCCAAGTTTTTACAAAATTTATTTTTACCAGGTTTCCAAGTGGAAGACAAAGATATTGTCAAAGGAACCGATGTGACAATTTTCCTACCAACAAAGGACAAATGGTTTCCAAAAGAGTTCACGGCACAATTTGCCAAAAGAAACCAAATTCGATTGGTTACAATTCCAGAAGCCCCCGACCATTTTTTTTCACAAAGTTGGCTACATGTTTGGAAGGAAATCAAAACCATCGGCTGGGATTAG
- a CDS encoding arsenosugar biosynthesis-associated peroxidase-like protein — MAENHYYNAKDLGKFGEIGRTNPALADKFFGYYNAVMAEGALSEREKALIALAVAHALKCPYCIDAYTTTSLQKGADEAQMNEAVHVAAAMAAGINLVHSVQMQNKIDELSF; from the coding sequence ATGGCAGAAAATCATTATTACAATGCAAAAGACTTAGGAAAATTTGGAGAGATTGGTCGAACCAATCCAGCTCTTGCGGATAAATTTTTTGGATACTACAATGCGGTGATGGCAGAAGGGGCCCTATCAGAACGAGAAAAAGCACTCATCGCACTTGCTGTTGCCCATGCTCTCAAATGTCCATACTGCATTGATGCATATACTACCACCTCACTTCAAAAAGGTGCTGATGAAGCACAAATGAATGAAGCTGTACATGTTGCGGCAGCCATGGCGGCAGGTATCAATTTAGTTCACAGTGTACAAATGCAAAATAAAATAGACGAACTTTCGTTTTAG
- the galE gene encoding UDP-glucose 4-epimerase GalE yields MRVLVTGGAGYIGSHIVLELMELGHEIIIVDDMEKGNEANLFPENEFIKGEIQDPEILKKAFAKKVDAVFHFAAWKAAGESMTDPLKYTMNNLNGTFTLLNAMIQYGCQYIVFSSSAAVYGAPKYLPIDENHPLQPENYYGYTKLCIEENLEWFDKLKGLKSARLRYFNAAGYDPKGRIKGIEKTPANLLPIIMEAASGIRNGFQIYGNDYETEDGTCVRDYIHVSDLAKAHVLALNYIMANNQSLTVNLGSESGYSVKEMTDLSEKVVGKPISHVTGPRRLGDPAKLLASSKKARELLNWKPIYSDAETLLSSMWNLYKNL; encoded by the coding sequence ATGAGAGTTCTCGTTACCGGGGGAGCCGGATATATCGGAAGTCATATTGTCCTCGAACTTATGGAACTAGGACATGAAATCATCATTGTAGATGATATGGAAAAAGGAAACGAAGCCAATTTGTTTCCCGAAAATGAATTCATCAAAGGCGAAATCCAAGATCCTGAAATCTTAAAAAAAGCCTTCGCTAAAAAAGTGGATGCTGTCTTCCATTTTGCCGCATGGAAAGCAGCAGGGGAATCGATGACCGATCCTCTCAAATACACAATGAACAATTTAAATGGCACCTTCACATTGTTAAACGCAATGATCCAATATGGATGCCAGTACATTGTATTTTCATCGTCTGCGGCAGTCTATGGAGCTCCAAAGTACTTACCCATTGATGAAAACCATCCCTTACAACCAGAGAACTATTATGGTTATACCAAACTTTGTATTGAAGAAAATTTGGAGTGGTTTGATAAACTAAAAGGTTTAAAGTCCGCAAGGCTAAGATACTTCAATGCCGCAGGGTATGATCCCAAAGGGAGGATCAAGGGAATCGAAAAAACTCCTGCGAATTTACTCCCCATCATTATGGAAGCGGCATCCGGAATTCGAAATGGATTTCAAATTTATGGAAACGACTATGAAACAGAAGATGGTACTTGTGTTCGCGACTACATCCACGTTTCGGATTTAGCGAAGGCACATGTTTTAGCATTAAACTACATCATGGCAAATAATCAAAGTTTAACGGTAAATCTAGGATCCGAATCTGGTTACTCAGTAAAAGAAATGACAGACTTATCAGAAAAAGTTGTAGGAAAACCAATCTCTCACGTAACTGGTCCTAGGCGACTCGGAGATCCAGCGAAGTTACTTGCTTCTTCCAAAAAAGCAAGGGAACTTCTCAATTGGAAACCAATTTATAGTGATGCAGAAACCCTACTTTCTAGTATGTGGAATCTCTACAAAAACTTATAA
- the map gene encoding type I methionyl aminopeptidase, translated as MSIQNEKDLQGILKAGKFVAKVRELLKLLAKPGVSTLELDLAAKHEFEAAGAFSAPKFDYKFPGFTCISTNFEIAHGIPKKETILKEGDLVNVDVSAKLDGYYADTGISFVVGNSNQTLQKLCETAIEGTMRATKQAFTGNYLRHIGKEIHSAAKENGFTVIKNLAGHGTGKKLHEEPQVLVYEDKRDHRKLNQGLVLAIESFISTGSQTAYEEADGWTLVAGNRQGTLSYVAQCEHTVIVQNGKPIIATL; from the coding sequence ATGTCGATTCAAAATGAAAAAGACCTTCAAGGGATTTTAAAAGCAGGAAAGTTTGTCGCAAAAGTCAGAGAGTTATTAAAACTTTTGGCAAAACCTGGTGTGTCTACTTTGGAACTTGATTTGGCCGCCAAACATGAGTTTGAAGCCGCAGGCGCATTTTCCGCTCCCAAATTTGATTACAAATTCCCTGGTTTCACTTGTATCAGTACCAATTTTGAAATCGCTCATGGCATTCCCAAAAAAGAAACCATTCTAAAAGAAGGGGATTTGGTGAATGTGGATGTTTCTGCGAAACTGGACGGTTATTATGCCGACACTGGGATTTCGTTTGTTGTGGGAAACTCCAACCAAACACTTCAAAAACTTTGTGAAACTGCCATCGAAGGCACCATGCGCGCCACAAAACAAGCGTTTACTGGAAATTATCTTCGACATATTGGAAAAGAAATCCATTCGGCAGCCAAAGAAAATGGATTCACTGTGATTAAAAACTTAGCGGGCCATGGAACCGGTAAAAAACTCCATGAAGAACCGCAAGTTCTCGTTTATGAAGACAAACGTGACCATAGGAAACTAAACCAAGGCCTAGTCCTTGCCATTGAATCTTTTATTTCCACGGGAAGCCAAACGGCATATGAGGAAGCAGATGGATGGACACTCGTGGCAGGGAATAGACAAGGAACCCTTAGTTATGTGGCACAGTGTGAACACACAGTCATCGTTCAAAATGGCAAACCCATCATCGCGACTTTGTAA
- a CDS encoding metallophosphoesterase family protein produces MKIIYLTDIHDGLHGLKRILQTTEADLYLFSGDIIYKAFFSFDRIIDFCGVQEELYYLLTERKDDSTPFDFTTHAIRFPEKYSTAIVEKSQKYRDLYKLAAKTMKEKYEIIEKLIQKYAKSPVYCLPGNYDLDLQYTELYQRELHRKSFDFQNLKVSGYGGAPIWTSGIPEKLTVVFHEYTKNGKNYSEPEDFFREELPDICWIHNPAYGYFDTIPGVGKCGSQGIRRYLDDESPSLVVSGHVHEDQGIQKKGNTVFINPSNFGAVDSLHGFQEGGYFAEILMDGKDVVQSNLCQLRGEDWQTLIEVDCSEKHLKLISQNPISTVSSEDYIRGN; encoded by the coding sequence ATGAAGATCATTTATCTAACAGATATCCACGATGGTCTTCATGGACTCAAACGAATCCTACAAACAACAGAAGCGGATTTGTATCTGTTTTCTGGCGATATCATTTATAAAGCATTTTTTTCATTTGATCGGATCATCGATTTTTGTGGTGTACAAGAAGAATTGTATTACCTCTTAACAGAAAGAAAAGATGATTCCACACCATTTGACTTCACAACTCATGCCATTCGGTTCCCTGAAAAATACTCGACGGCAATCGTTGAAAAATCACAAAAATACAGAGACTTGTACAAGTTAGCTGCCAAAACGATGAAGGAAAAATACGAAATCATCGAAAAACTCATCCAGAAATATGCAAAATCACCTGTGTATTGTTTGCCGGGAAATTATGATTTAGATCTGCAGTACACAGAATTGTACCAACGTGAATTGCACAGAAAAAGTTTTGATTTTCAAAATCTGAAAGTATCAGGGTATGGTGGAGCTCCCATTTGGACTTCTGGGATTCCTGAAAAACTAACAGTTGTTTTTCACGAGTATACAAAAAATGGGAAAAACTATAGCGAACCAGAAGATTTTTTCCGTGAAGAACTCCCCGATATCTGTTGGATTCACAATCCCGCTTATGGATATTTTGATACCATTCCGGGTGTTGGGAAATGTGGAAGCCAAGGGATCCGCAGGTATTTGGATGACGAGTCCCCTTCACTTGTTGTTTCAGGCCATGTCCACGAAGACCAAGGCATTCAAAAAAAGGGAAATACTGTTTTTATCAATCCATCTAACTTTGGTGCGGTGGATTCCTTACATGGTTTCCAAGAAGGTGGTTATTTTGCTGAGATTTTGATGGATGGAAAAGATGTGGTCCAATCAAATCTTTGCCAACTTCGTGGTGAGGATTGGCAGACTCTAATTGAAGTGGATTGTTCGGAGAAACATTTAAAACTCATATCTCAAAATCCAATCTCTACTGTGAGTTCCGAAGATTACATTCGAGGGAATTAA
- the arsS gene encoding arsenosugar biosynthesis radical SAM (seleno)protein ArsS (Some members of this family are selenoproteins.), which translates to MELQEQHSTLHQYSGKPFLTTVGKPIHARSLKVFQINVGRWCNQACRHCHVDASPIRTEMMEKKTAKLCIELISKIPEIETVDITGGAPEGNSHFKYLVTEARRLGKRVIDRCNLTILEEPGFDWLYEFLKENQVEIVSSLPSVLENVTDNQRGKGVFQKSITALEKLNAIGYGTTLPIHLVYNPNGLFLSSGQSQLEKEFKENLFKKYGIVFNQLYCINNLPINRFLGSLVRAGKFEMYMETLVNAFNLSTVNGLMCLDQISVGYDGSVYDCDFNQMLELKSKEVKHIQDFDLLSYLSREIVVANHCYGCTAGAGSSCGGEIV; encoded by the coding sequence ATGGAATTACAAGAACAACATTCCACCTTACACCAATATAGTGGAAAACCGTTTTTAACAACGGTGGGAAAACCAATTCATGCTCGTTCTCTCAAGGTGTTCCAAATCAATGTTGGCAGGTGGTGTAACCAGGCTTGTCGGCATTGCCATGTGGATGCATCTCCCATTCGAACGGAAATGATGGAAAAAAAAACAGCAAAACTTTGTATTGAACTCATTTCCAAAATTCCAGAAATTGAAACGGTAGACATCACAGGTGGTGCACCGGAAGGGAATTCCCATTTCAAATATCTTGTAACGGAAGCAAGGCGACTTGGCAAACGTGTGATCGATCGCTGTAATCTGACCATTTTAGAAGAACCGGGTTTTGATTGGTTGTATGAGTTTCTAAAAGAAAACCAAGTAGAAATTGTCTCTTCTCTCCCTTCTGTATTGGAAAATGTAACCGACAACCAACGCGGAAAAGGTGTATTTCAAAAATCTATCACCGCCTTAGAGAAGTTAAATGCGATTGGATATGGGACAACACTACCGATTCATTTGGTTTATAACCCCAATGGACTTTTTTTAAGTTCTGGGCAGTCCCAATTAGAAAAAGAATTCAAAGAGAATTTGTTTAAAAAATATGGAATTGTTTTCAACCAATTGTATTGTATCAACAACCTTCCCATCAATCGATTTTTAGGATCCCTTGTGAGAGCAGGAAAATTTGAAATGTATATGGAAACATTGGTGAACGCTTTCAATCTAAGTACAGTGAATGGCCTCATGTGTTTGGACCAAATTTCTGTGGGATATGATGGGTCTGTGTATGATTGTGATTTTAACCAAATGTTAGAGCTGAAATCAAAAGAAGTCAAACACATACAAGATTTCGATTTGCTTTCTTATCTAAGTCGAGAAATCGTAGTAGCAAACCATTGTTATGGATGTACGGCTGGAGCAGGGTCTAGTTGTGGAGGGGAGATTGTATAA